A window from Streptomyces sp. NBC_00299 encodes these proteins:
- a CDS encoding ArnT family glycosyltransferase, which yields MTSATDPHPHTTVTPDVPPPAPPAAPPGKAPRWSLPALIAILILAAVLYSWNLSGSSLNSFYSAAVLSGTQSWKAWFFGSLDAGNFLTVDKPPFALMVMGLSCRVFGYGTWQMMLPMVLVALATIWIVHASVKRVWGHGAATVAALVLALTPITVAINRDNNPDTLLVFLMAGGAALALRAVHNGRLLPLVGSAVCFGLAFNTKMLQGYIALPAVFAVYLYAARPKLVKRVVNLLVAGVALAVSSFWWAAAVSLVPADDRPYIGGSTDGSAWDLITGYNGLGRILGGEGNGGGGGGGGGGFSGTAGLGRLFNDILGGQISWLIPFAAIACVGGLVLCGRAPRTDLTRAALLLWGGWTALHYLTFAMAEGTMHPYYTTALAPGIAALCSGGGVMLLRAFRTDKRWAWVLPAGLAVTAVWAVVLLRRASGWNTWLWPAIAVVMTLAILGLLVFRSASGTRVRLLAASVVAAVVAAVAGPAAYAWSVPSGSGGGMGGTNPTAGPSTGSGFGGGPGGGGGRGGFPGGGTGGPRGAQQGQNGQASGQQGQNGEMPGGGGGQLPGGQGGQASGGNAEMGGTPPGGSGGTGGRPGGTGGGGGMGGDASSELISYLKKHQDGAKWLLAVSSSQSAAQLIVSSGEPVISMWGWSGSDKAMTVARLKELVKKGELHYIQLGGGGMGGGPGGGSDVSSEVTQWVQKNGTAVKESEYSKSSTSDSDSDDSSTSTQSSIYRLDPSDVS from the coding sequence GTGACATCAGCCACCGATCCCCACCCCCACACGACCGTGACCCCCGACGTGCCGCCCCCGGCCCCGCCCGCGGCGCCCCCGGGCAAGGCACCGCGCTGGTCACTCCCCGCGCTGATCGCGATCCTGATCCTGGCGGCGGTGCTGTACTCCTGGAACCTGTCCGGCTCCAGCCTCAACAGCTTCTACAGCGCGGCCGTGCTGAGCGGCACGCAGAGCTGGAAGGCGTGGTTCTTCGGCTCGCTGGACGCGGGCAACTTTCTCACCGTCGACAAGCCGCCGTTCGCCCTGATGGTCATGGGCCTGTCGTGCCGCGTGTTCGGCTACGGCACCTGGCAGATGATGCTGCCGATGGTCCTGGTCGCGCTGGCGACGATCTGGATCGTGCACGCCTCGGTGAAGCGGGTGTGGGGCCACGGCGCCGCGACGGTGGCCGCGCTCGTCCTGGCCCTGACGCCGATCACGGTCGCCATCAACCGTGACAACAACCCAGACACGCTGCTGGTGTTCCTGATGGCCGGCGGCGCGGCGCTCGCCCTGCGGGCCGTCCACAACGGCAGGCTGCTGCCGCTGGTGGGCTCCGCGGTGTGCTTCGGGCTCGCGTTCAACACGAAGATGCTCCAGGGGTACATCGCGCTGCCCGCCGTCTTCGCGGTGTACCTGTACGCGGCGAGGCCGAAGCTCGTGAAGCGTGTCGTCAACCTCCTCGTCGCGGGCGTCGCTCTCGCCGTCTCCAGCTTCTGGTGGGCGGCGGCGGTGTCCCTCGTCCCGGCCGACGACCGCCCCTACATCGGCGGTTCGACGGACGGCTCGGCCTGGGACCTGATCACGGGCTACAACGGCCTGGGCCGGATCCTCGGCGGCGAGGGCAATGGAGGAGGGGGCGGAGGCGGGGGCGGCGGCTTCTCCGGTACCGCAGGGCTCGGCCGCCTCTTCAACGACATCCTCGGCGGCCAGATCTCCTGGCTCATCCCCTTCGCCGCAATCGCGTGCGTCGGCGGCCTCGTCCTGTGCGGCCGCGCCCCGCGCACCGACCTCACCCGGGCCGCGCTGCTGCTGTGGGGCGGCTGGACTGCCCTGCACTACCTGACCTTCGCCATGGCCGAGGGCACGATGCACCCGTACTACACGACCGCGCTCGCCCCCGGCATCGCGGCCCTGTGCTCAGGCGGCGGCGTGATGCTGCTGCGCGCGTTCCGCACCGACAAGCGGTGGGCGTGGGTGCTGCCGGCGGGACTGGCCGTCACGGCCGTCTGGGCGGTCGTACTCCTGCGGCGGGCCTCCGGCTGGAACACCTGGCTGTGGCCGGCGATCGCCGTCGTCATGACGCTGGCGATCCTGGGACTGCTCGTCTTCCGGTCCGCGTCCGGGACACGGGTACGGCTGCTGGCGGCATCCGTGGTGGCGGCGGTCGTCGCAGCCGTGGCGGGCCCGGCGGCGTACGCCTGGTCGGTGCCGTCCGGCTCGGGCGGCGGCATGGGCGGTACGAACCCGACGGCCGGCCCCTCGACGGGGAGCGGCTTCGGCGGCGGGCCCGGTGGGGGCGGCGGCCGGGGTGGCTTCCCGGGCGGTGGGACCGGTGGGCCCCGGGGCGCGCAACAGGGCCAGAACGGCCAGGCCAGCGGGCAGCAGGGCCAGAACGGCGAGATGCCGGGCGGCGGGGGCGGCCAACTGCCCGGCGGACAGGGCGGCCAGGCCTCCGGCGGCAACGCCGAGATGGGCGGTACGCCACCGGGTGGCTCCGGCGGCACGGGCGGCCGCCCCGGCGGTACAGGCGGTGGCGGCGGTATGGGCGGCGACGCGAGCAGCGAGCTCATCAGCTACCTCAAGAAGCACCAGGACGGCGCCAAGTGGCTGCTGGCCGTGTCGAGTTCGCAGAGCGCGGCCCAGCTGATCGTCAGCAGCGGTGAGCCCGTCATCTCCATGTGGGGCTGGTCCGGCAGCGACAAGGCGATGACCGTGGCCAGGCTCAAGGAGCTGGTGAAGAAGGGCGAGTTGCACTACATCCAGCTCGGTGGCGGCGGCATGGGCGGCGGCCCCGGCGGCGGCAGCGACGTCAGCTCCGA
- a CDS encoding DUF397 domain-containing protein, with the protein MTERTVQNAATLSGWRKSSHSDNNAGSCLEVLDNHPSGVPVRDSKVPHGPALVFSAANWSAFVTAVKESRP; encoded by the coding sequence ATGACTGAGCGCACCGTCCAGAACGCTGCCACGCTGAGCGGCTGGCGCAAGTCGTCGCACAGCGACAACAACGCCGGCAGCTGCCTCGAAGTCCTCGACAACCACCCCTCAGGCGTCCCCGTCCGCGACTCCAAGGTCCCGCACGGCCCCGCGCTGGTCTTCTCCGCCGCCAACTGGTCGGCGTTCGTCACGGCTGTCAAGGAATCACGGCCCTGA
- a CDS encoding helix-turn-helix domain-containing protein, with protein MGKTYGDWLRQQREAAGLTQEELADRAFMTRSHIAHIEAGRRVPSREDARRLDVALGTGDVLSSFLPQDDEESIAEYFDKVRVLEQQAVVIREFALAYFPGILQTKRYARAVLGSIFPPVSEEECDRRVVTRLERGKILEDPLTPAMWALLDETVLRRPVATGDVMAEQIMHVVHLAEAGRIRVHVLPFDVGHHPLAHSMLTLMWFEDQPPLAYTEGGYMGRLHDSPPMVQKWQHLYSLALSDAMPLKDSLALLAATAKEYEHHD; from the coding sequence ATGGGCAAAACGTACGGTGACTGGCTCAGGCAGCAGCGCGAGGCGGCGGGGCTGACGCAGGAGGAGCTGGCCGACCGGGCGTTCATGACGCGTTCGCACATCGCGCATATCGAGGCGGGACGGCGGGTTCCTTCGAGGGAGGATGCTCGGCGGCTCGACGTGGCTCTGGGCACGGGGGATGTGCTGAGCAGCTTTCTGCCGCAGGACGACGAGGAGTCGATCGCCGAGTACTTCGATAAGGTGCGCGTCCTCGAACAACAGGCAGTAGTGATCCGCGAGTTCGCTCTGGCGTACTTCCCGGGCATCCTCCAGACGAAAAGGTACGCGCGTGCCGTTTTGGGGTCGATTTTCCCTCCGGTGAGTGAAGAGGAATGTGACAGGCGCGTTGTCACACGCCTTGAGCGCGGGAAGATTCTCGAAGATCCTCTGACGCCCGCAATGTGGGCGCTGTTGGACGAGACGGTGTTGCGACGCCCCGTGGCCACCGGGGATGTCATGGCGGAGCAGATCATGCACGTCGTCCACCTTGCGGAGGCTGGACGTATCCGCGTGCATGTACTGCCGTTTGACGTGGGCCATCATCCGCTGGCCCACAGCATGCTCACGCTGATGTGGTTCGAGGACCAACCGCCGCTGGCATACACCGAGGGCGGGTACATGGGGCGCCTGCACGATTCCCCGCCCATGGTGCAGAAGTGGCAGCATCTCTACTCTCTGGCCCTGAGCGACGCCATGCCGCTGAAGGACTCACTGGCCCTGCTGGCGGCCACTGCGAAGGAGTACGAGCACCATGACTGA
- a CDS encoding serine hydrolase, translated as MTHGTASKKTRRVSGRARAGVAAGVGVGVVMASIAVATPAVAAPSPTVSCTSAKAGLAAKLTQDITAALANRKGTIAVGLYDRSTNTTCALRASSAYDSASVVKVTVLAALLWDAKKHNRYLTARETSLAKAMITKSDNAATSTLWKQLGLTKIKGFLSAAGMTQTKPGANGYWGLTQITVTDEQKLLKHITAKNAVLSDNSRAYILQLMGQVVSSQRWGTPYGVPSGVTVAVKNGWLQRATQGWRVHSVGAFKGRGHDYVITVLTHGNSTMNYGITTIQGVAKVIHKDLAAS; from the coding sequence ATGACCCACGGGACAGCGAGCAAGAAGACAAGGCGCGTCTCCGGACGCGCGAGAGCGGGCGTCGCGGCAGGTGTGGGCGTCGGCGTCGTCATGGCGTCCATAGCCGTCGCCACCCCCGCCGTCGCGGCGCCTTCGCCCACCGTCAGCTGTACGTCCGCCAAGGCCGGCCTAGCCGCCAAGTTGACGCAGGACATCACCGCCGCCCTGGCCAACCGCAAGGGCACCATCGCGGTCGGCCTCTACGACCGTTCCACCAACACCACCTGCGCCCTGCGGGCGTCCAGCGCCTATGACTCCGCCAGCGTCGTCAAGGTCACCGTGCTGGCCGCGCTGCTGTGGGACGCGAAGAAGCACAACCGGTACCTCACCGCTCGTGAGACGTCCCTCGCCAAGGCCATGATCACCAAGTCGGACAACGCCGCGACCAGCACGCTCTGGAAGCAGCTCGGCCTGACGAAGATCAAGGGCTTCCTCTCGGCCGCCGGTATGACCCAGACCAAGCCCGGCGCGAACGGCTACTGGGGCCTGACCCAGATCACCGTCACCGACGAGCAGAAGCTGCTGAAGCACATCACGGCCAAGAACGCGGTGCTCAGCGACAACTCCCGTGCCTACATCCTGCAGTTGATGGGCCAGGTCGTCTCCTCGCAGCGCTGGGGCACACCGTACGGAGTGCCGTCCGGCGTCACGGTGGCGGTCAAGAACGGCTGGCTGCAACGCGCCACCCAGGGCTGGCGGGTGCACAGCGTCGGCGCCTTCAAGGGGCGCGGCCACGACTACGTGATCACGGTGCTCACCCATGGCAACAGCACCATGAACTACGGCATCACGACCATTCAGGGCGTCGCCAAGGTCATCCACAAGGACCTGGCCGCGAGCTGA
- a CDS encoding esterase-like activity of phytase family protein, which translates to MRLRTVLATATAGLAAATCLTAAGPANAHATSPGRHACSPSVSIDRFSDALDKTTYEGTFVGNFSALAVDGDGSLAALSDRSSLFSLNGRTLAPRKAVPLADESGAALDSEGLVIDRDGTRLISSETEPSIRRYSRDGRILDRLPVPAALKVAPAGRAVSNGTFEGLTLLPGGRTLLASMEYALTGDSADIVRFQTWNRTKGGSFELGRQYAYRADTGLGVPEVQATPDGRLLVLERGFTAGVGNTVRLSLADPRRATDTSGVEKLTGQDGVRLIKKTLLADLVNCPSLGATAKQPQPNPLLDNIEGMAITGYSKGRLKVLLVSDDNQNAVQTTRFYYLRVRI; encoded by the coding sequence ATGCGCCTGAGAACCGTACTCGCGACCGCCACCGCGGGCCTGGCGGCGGCCACCTGCCTCACCGCCGCCGGCCCCGCGAACGCCCACGCCACCTCGCCGGGCCGCCACGCCTGCTCGCCCTCCGTCTCCATCGACCGCTTCTCCGACGCGCTCGACAAGACGACGTACGAGGGCACCTTCGTCGGTAACTTCTCCGCGCTCGCCGTGGACGGCGACGGCTCCCTCGCGGCCCTCTCCGACCGCTCCTCCCTCTTCAGCCTGAACGGCAGGACGCTCGCGCCGAGGAAGGCCGTCCCGCTCGCCGACGAGAGCGGTGCCGCCCTCGACTCCGAGGGCCTCGTCATCGACCGGGACGGCACCCGGCTGATCTCCTCGGAGACCGAGCCGTCCATCCGCCGCTACTCCCGCGACGGCCGGATCCTCGACCGCCTCCCCGTGCCGGCCGCGCTGAAGGTCGCCCCGGCCGGCCGCGCCGTCTCCAACGGCACCTTCGAGGGCCTGACCCTCCTGCCCGGCGGCCGCACCCTGCTCGCGTCGATGGAGTACGCCCTGACCGGCGACAGCGCCGACATCGTCCGCTTCCAGACCTGGAACCGGACCAAGGGCGGCTCCTTCGAGCTCGGCCGCCAGTACGCCTACCGCGCCGACACCGGCCTCGGCGTCCCCGAGGTCCAGGCGACCCCCGACGGCCGCCTCCTCGTCCTGGAGCGCGGCTTCACCGCAGGCGTCGGGAACACGGTCCGGCTCTCCCTGGCCGACCCGCGCCGCGCGACGGACACCAGCGGCGTCGAGAAGCTCACGGGCCAGGACGGTGTCCGCCTGATCAAGAAGACGCTCCTCGCCGACCTCGTGAACTGCCCGTCACTGGGAGCGACCGCCAAGCAGCCCCAGCCGAACCCGCTCCTCGACAACATCGAGGGCATGGCGATCACGGGGTACTCGAAGGGGCGCCTGAAGGTGCTGCTGGTCAGCGACGACAACCAGAACGCCGTACAGACGACCCGGTTCTATTACCTGCGCGTACGTATCTGA
- a CDS encoding ABC transporter ATP-binding protein has translation MAVQRGWARRLWGYAWRYRKDVILALGSSLVGMAVMAVVPLITKVIIDDVIGDHTRGMAVWAGLLIAAAFVVYVLTYIRRYYGGRLALDVQHDLRTDMFGTITRLDGRRQDELSTGQVVGRATSDLQLIQGLLFMLPMTIGNFALFLISLIIMAWLSLPLTLVALAVAPALWWIAKRSRTKLHPSTWYAQAQAAAVAGVVDGAVSGVRVVKGFGQEEQETGKLREVSRRLFAGRLRTVRFNSKYTPALQAVPALGQVAMLAVGGWLAVRGHITLGTFVAFSTYLAQLVGPVRMLAMVLTVGQQARAGTERVLELIDTEPSIKDGTKTLPADAPATVEFDDVSFGYDDERPVLDGLSFEIQPGETLAVVGSSGSGKSTVSLLLPRFYDVTRGAVLIGGHDVRELTSDSLRAAIGLVPEDSFLFSDTVRNNIAYGRPDATDEQIEAAARAAQADRFIAELPDGYETTVGEHGLTLSGGQRQRVALARAILTDPRLLVLDDATSAVDARVEHEIHEALGHVMEGRTTLLIAHRRSTLGLADRIAVLDAGRLADIGTHEELQERSALYRRLLTDPDELGGVSPGHAQPACPQEDTSVRDELDAEFDAERGVTPRLWTGDRERRDPALTESPATPELLAQVEALPPAVDRPDIDEADAVRPEESYGLKRLLRGFALPLLISLGLVAMDAGMGLLLPVLIRHGIDSGVTQVALGAVWAASLLALLTVTVQWVAQIGETRMTGRTGERVLYSLRLKIFAQLQRLGLDYYERELTGRIMTRMTTDVDALSTFLQTGLVTAFVSVVTFFGIMVALLVIDLELALVVFATLPPLIVATYYFRRASVKAYELARERVSVVNADLQESVSGLRIVQAFRRERDGGARFAERSDSYRRARIRGQFLISIYFPFVQFLSSGAVAAVLIVGGGRIGDATLTTGALVAYLLYIDLFFAPVQQLSQVFDGYQQATVSLGRIQELLREPTSTKAAAEPLEVLSLRGEVAFEDVHFKYGDDEAALSDVALRIPAGQTVAFVGETGAGKSTLVKLVARFYDPTGGRVTVDGTDLRSLDITSYRHRLGVVPQEAYLFQGTVRDAIAYGRPDATDAEVEAAARAVGAHEMIATLDGGYLHEVAERGRNLSAGQRQLIALARAELVDPDILLLDEATAALDLATEAQVNHATDRLAGRRTTLVVAHRLTTAARADRVVVMDHGRVAEDGTHEELLARGGQYAELWRTFIGAAEPEEPVGAAR, from the coding sequence GTGGCAGTGCAACGGGGATGGGCACGACGGCTGTGGGGCTATGCCTGGCGCTATCGCAAGGACGTGATCCTCGCCCTCGGCTCCTCCCTCGTCGGAATGGCCGTCATGGCGGTCGTCCCGCTGATCACGAAGGTGATCATCGATGACGTCATCGGCGACCACACCCGCGGCATGGCCGTCTGGGCCGGCCTGCTCATAGCCGCCGCCTTCGTCGTCTACGTCCTCACCTACATCCGCCGCTACTACGGCGGCCGCCTCGCCCTCGACGTCCAGCACGATCTGCGCACGGACATGTTCGGGACGATCACCCGGCTCGACGGGCGGCGGCAGGACGAGCTGTCCACCGGGCAGGTCGTCGGGCGGGCCACCAGCGACCTCCAGCTGATCCAGGGCCTGCTCTTCATGCTCCCGATGACCATCGGGAACTTCGCGCTCTTCCTGATCTCCCTGATCATCATGGCGTGGCTGTCGCTGCCGCTCACCCTGGTCGCCCTCGCCGTCGCCCCGGCCCTGTGGTGGATCGCCAAGCGCAGCCGGACCAAGCTGCACCCCTCCACCTGGTACGCCCAGGCGCAGGCCGCCGCCGTCGCCGGCGTGGTCGACGGGGCCGTCAGCGGCGTACGCGTGGTGAAGGGCTTCGGGCAGGAGGAGCAGGAGACCGGGAAGCTCAGGGAGGTCAGCCGGCGGCTCTTCGCGGGGCGGCTGCGCACCGTCCGCTTCAACTCCAAGTACACCCCGGCCCTGCAGGCCGTCCCCGCTCTCGGGCAGGTCGCGATGCTCGCGGTCGGCGGCTGGCTGGCGGTGCGCGGGCACATCACGCTGGGCACGTTCGTGGCGTTCTCCACCTACCTCGCCCAGCTGGTCGGCCCAGTCCGGATGCTCGCCATGGTCCTCACGGTCGGGCAGCAGGCCCGCGCCGGCACCGAGCGCGTGCTGGAGCTGATCGACACCGAGCCGTCGATCAAGGACGGCACCAAGACGCTGCCCGCCGACGCCCCCGCGACCGTCGAGTTCGACGACGTGTCGTTCGGCTACGACGACGAGCGGCCGGTGCTGGACGGGCTCTCCTTCGAGATCCAGCCAGGCGAGACCCTGGCCGTCGTCGGCTCCTCCGGCTCCGGCAAGTCCACCGTCTCCCTCCTCCTCCCGCGCTTCTACGACGTCACACGCGGCGCCGTCCTCATCGGCGGCCACGACGTCCGCGAGCTGACCTCCGACTCGCTGCGGGCCGCGATCGGCCTGGTCCCCGAGGACTCCTTCCTCTTCTCGGACACCGTCCGCAACAACATCGCCTACGGCCGTCCCGACGCGACCGACGAGCAGATCGAGGCCGCCGCACGCGCCGCCCAGGCGGACCGCTTCATCGCCGAGCTGCCCGACGGCTACGAGACCACGGTCGGCGAGCACGGCCTCACCCTCTCCGGCGGCCAGCGCCAGCGCGTCGCGCTCGCCCGCGCGATCCTCACCGACCCGCGGCTCCTCGTCCTCGACGACGCGACCTCCGCGGTGGACGCCCGCGTCGAGCACGAGATCCACGAGGCGCTGGGGCACGTCATGGAGGGCCGCACCACCCTCCTCATCGCGCACCGCCGCTCCACCCTCGGCCTCGCCGACCGCATCGCCGTCCTCGACGCCGGCCGCCTCGCCGACATCGGCACCCACGAGGAACTCCAGGAACGCTCCGCCCTCTATCGGCGTCTCCTCACCGACCCCGACGAACTCGGCGGCGTCTCACCCGGCCACGCCCAGCCCGCCTGCCCGCAGGAGGACACCTCCGTACGCGACGAGCTGGACGCCGAGTTCGACGCCGAGCGCGGCGTGACCCCGAGGCTGTGGACCGGCGACCGCGAGCGGCGGGACCCGGCGCTCACGGAATCCCCGGCCACACCCGAACTCCTCGCCCAGGTGGAGGCGCTGCCCCCGGCCGTCGACCGACCCGACATCGACGAGGCCGACGCGGTCCGGCCGGAGGAGTCGTACGGCCTGAAACGGCTGCTGCGCGGCTTCGCGCTGCCCCTGCTGATCAGCCTCGGCCTCGTCGCCATGGACGCCGGCATGGGACTGCTGCTCCCCGTCCTGATCCGGCACGGCATCGACTCGGGCGTCACGCAGGTCGCCCTCGGCGCGGTCTGGGCGGCATCCCTGCTCGCCCTGCTCACCGTGACCGTCCAGTGGGTGGCGCAGATCGGCGAGACGCGGATGACCGGACGCACCGGCGAGCGCGTCCTGTACTCGCTGCGGCTGAAGATCTTCGCCCAGCTCCAGCGGCTCGGACTCGACTACTACGAGCGCGAGCTGACCGGCCGGATCATGACCCGGATGACGACGGACGTCGACGCGCTGTCGACCTTCCTCCAGACGGGCCTGGTCACCGCGTTCGTCTCCGTGGTCACCTTCTTCGGCATCATGGTCGCCCTGCTGGTGATCGACCTCGAGCTCGCCCTTGTCGTCTTCGCGACGCTGCCGCCGCTGATCGTCGCGACGTACTACTTCCGCCGGGCCAGCGTGAAGGCCTACGAGCTCGCCCGTGAGCGGGTGTCCGTGGTGAACGCCGACCTCCAGGAGTCGGTGTCCGGGCTGCGGATCGTGCAGGCCTTCCGGCGCGAGCGGGACGGCGGCGCACGGTTCGCCGAGCGCAGCGACAGCTACCGCAGGGCCCGTATCCGCGGGCAGTTCCTGATCTCGATCTACTTCCCCTTCGTGCAGTTCCTGTCGTCGGGGGCCGTGGCGGCGGTGCTGATCGTGGGCGGCGGCCGGATCGGCGACGCGACGCTGACGACCGGCGCGCTGGTGGCGTATCTGCTCTACATCGACCTGTTCTTCGCCCCCGTCCAGCAGCTCTCCCAGGTCTTCGACGGCTACCAGCAGGCCACGGTCTCGCTCGGCCGCATCCAGGAGCTGCTGCGGGAGCCGACCTCGACGAAGGCTGCCGCCGAGCCGCTGGAGGTGCTGTCGCTGCGGGGCGAGGTCGCCTTCGAGGACGTGCACTTCAAGTACGGCGACGACGAGGCGGCGCTGAGCGACGTCGCCCTGCGGATTCCGGCCGGGCAGACGGTCGCGTTCGTCGGTGAGACCGGCGCGGGCAAGTCGACGCTCGTGAAGCTGGTGGCGCGGTTCTACGACCCGACCGGCGGCCGTGTCACGGTCGACGGCACGGACCTGCGCTCCCTGGACATCACGTCGTACCGCCACCGGCTCGGGGTCGTCCCGCAGGAGGCGTATCTCTTCCAGGGCACCGTCCGCGACGCCATCGCCTACGGCCGCCCCGACGCGACGGACGCCGAGGTCGAGGCCGCGGCCCGCGCTGTCGGCGCCCACGAGATGATCGCCACCCTCGACGGCGGCTACCTCCACGAGGTCGCCGAGCGCGGCCGCAACCTCTCCGCCGGGCAGCGCCAGCTGATCGCACTCGCCCGCGCCGAGCTGGTCGACCCCGACATCCTGCTCCTCGACGAGGCGACGGCAGCGCTGGACCTGGCCACGGAGGCCCAGGTCAACCACGCCACGGACCGCCTTGCGGGCCGCCGTACCACCCTCGTCGTCGCGCACCGCCTGACCACGGCGGCCCGCGCGGACCGGGTCGTGGTGATGGACCACGGGCGGGTCGCGGAGGACGGTACGCACGAGGAGCTGCTGGCGCGCGGCGGGCAGTATGCGGAGCTGTGGCGGACCTTCATCGGGGCGGCGGAGCCGGAGGAGCCGGTGGGGGCGGCCCGGTAG
- a CDS encoding aminopeptidase translates to MARKTLRWLLALALFIGALGTASTGAATAAEPDIKQRLLSVPGMSLIEEKPYPGYRFFVLAYTQPVDHRNPSAGTFQQRLTVLHRNVSRPTVFYTSGYEVSTTPSRREPTQIVDGNQVSMEYRFFTPSRPEAADWTKLDIRQAAADQHRIFAALKPIYDKKWLSTGVSKGGMTATYYERFHPRDMDGVVAYVAPNDVVDNEDSAYDRHFAHVGTKACRDRLNGVQREALVRREPLKERYAAYAAENGYTFDTLGSLDKAYEAVVLDYVWGFWQYSRLSDCDTIPADAAHATDEAIWNSIDKVGGFSFYTDQGLEPYTPYYYQAATQLGAPAIGFPHIERKLIRYGYLPPREFVPREIPTRFQPRAMRDVDTWVRHNAQHMIFVYGENDPWGAERFRVDKGARDAHVFTAPGANHGALVAGLVPTERELATARILKWAGVASPTTQPRPLAAYDAKLDARGVERGFALRP, encoded by the coding sequence ATGGCGCGCAAGACCCTCAGATGGCTGCTGGCGCTCGCGCTTTTCATAGGCGCGCTCGGCACGGCTTCGACAGGGGCGGCCACCGCCGCCGAGCCGGACATCAAGCAACGTCTGCTGTCCGTACCGGGCATGAGCCTCATCGAGGAGAAGCCGTACCCCGGTTACCGCTTCTTCGTCCTCGCGTACACCCAGCCCGTCGACCACCGCAACCCGTCCGCGGGCACCTTCCAGCAGCGCCTCACCGTGCTGCACCGGAACGTCTCCCGCCCGACCGTCTTCTACACCAGCGGCTACGAGGTCTCCACGACACCGAGCCGCCGCGAGCCGACGCAGATCGTCGACGGCAACCAGGTCTCCATGGAGTACCGCTTCTTCACACCGTCCCGGCCCGAAGCGGCCGACTGGACCAAGCTGGACATCCGGCAGGCGGCGGCCGACCAGCACCGTATCTTCGCGGCGCTGAAGCCGATCTACGACAAGAAGTGGCTCTCCACCGGCGTTTCGAAGGGCGGCATGACCGCCACGTACTACGAGCGCTTCCACCCCCGTGACATGGACGGCGTGGTCGCCTACGTCGCCCCCAACGACGTCGTGGACAACGAGGACTCGGCGTACGACCGCCACTTCGCCCACGTCGGCACCAAGGCATGCCGGGACCGGCTGAACGGGGTGCAGCGGGAGGCACTGGTGCGCCGGGAGCCGCTGAAGGAACGGTACGCGGCGTACGCGGCCGAGAACGGCTACACCTTCGACACGCTCGGCAGCCTGGACAAGGCGTACGAGGCGGTCGTCCTGGACTACGTCTGGGGCTTCTGGCAGTACAGCCGGCTCTCCGACTGCGACACGATCCCGGCGGACGCGGCGCACGCCACCGACGAGGCGATCTGGAACTCCATCGACAAGGTCGGGGGTTTCTCCTTCTACACGGACCAGGGCCTGGAGCCGTACACGCCGTACTACTACCAGGCGGCTACGCAGTTGGGCGCACCGGCGATCGGGTTCCCGCACATAGAGCGCAAGTTGATCCGCTACGGCTACCTCCCGCCACGCGAATTCGTCCCACGCGAGATCCCGACGCGATTCCAGCCAAGGGCCATGCGCGACGTGGACACCTGGGTCCGCCACAACGCCCAGCACATGATCTTCGTCTACGGCGAGAACGACCCCTGGGGCGCGGAACGCTTCCGAGTCGACAAGGGCGCGCGTGACGCCCACGTCTTCACGGCACCGGGAGCCAACCACGGGGCGCTCGTGGCAGGCCTCGTGCCCACCGAGCGCGAGTTGGCCACGGCCCGCATCCTGAAGTGGGCGGGCGTCGCGTCACCAACGACCCAGCCGAGGCCGTTGGCGGCGTACGACGCGAAGCTCGACGCACGGGGCGTGGAACGGGGGTTCGCGCTGCGTCCGTGA